A portion of the Carcharodon carcharias isolate sCarCar2 chromosome 18, sCarCar2.pri, whole genome shotgun sequence genome contains these proteins:
- the LOC121290495 gene encoding histone H2B-like gives MVDGKKKTASKKVAKKALKKLSAKGWEKQQRSRKESYSTYICLMEQVHPDTSIFSKAMSIMNLFVHDIFEHIAGEASHLAYYNKRNIISSQEVQTTVRLLLPGELAKHAVSERTKAVTKYTSSE, from the coding sequence atggttgatgggaaaaaaaaaacagcttccaAGAAGGTGGCCAAGAAAGCCTTAAAGAAGCTGTCAGCAAAGGGCTGGGAGAAGCAGCAAAGGTCGAGGAAGGAGAGTTACTCCACCTACATCTGCCTGATGGAGCAGGTTCACCCCGACACCAGCATCTtctccaaggccatgagcatcatgaacttGTTTGTGCACGACATTTTTGAGCACATTGCAGGTGAGGCTTCCCACCTGGCCTATTACAACAAGCGCAACATCATCAGCTCCCAGGAGGTCCAGACCACCGTGCGCTTGCTGCTGCCTGGAGAACTGGCCAAGCACGCTGTGTCGGAAAGGACAAAGGcggtgaccaagtacaccagctccgAGTAA
- the rs1a gene encoding retinoschisin 1a: MKGENILISILFLFEAFTSILAAPEDENLDQTCNKICKCNCNGGPNTFWGMAPGSSMLQCMPECPYHQALGFESGAVMEDQISCSNEDQYTGWYSSWIPNKARINSQGFGCAWLSRYQDNQQWLQIDLKKVRVISGIITQGRCDADEWMTKYSVQYRSNETFNWVYYKDQTGNNRVFYGNSDRSSSVQNFLRPPILAQFIRIKPLGWHVRIAIRMELLECMNKCQS; the protein is encoded by the exons ATGAAGGGAGAAAACATCTTAATTTCCATTCTGTTCTTATTTGAAG CTTTTACATCTATATTGGCTGCTCCTGAG GATGAAAATCTGGATCAGACATGTAACAAGATTTGCAAATGCAATTGCAATGGTGGACCCAACACATTTTGGGGAATGGCACCAGGATCATCGATGCTGCAATGTATGCCAG AGTGTCCTTATCACCAAGCTCTTGGATTTGAATCTGGAGCTGTTATGGAAGACCAGATAAGTTGTTCCAATGAAGACCAATATACAGGATGGTACTCCTCATGGATACCAAACAAAGCAAGAATCAACAGCCAAGGTTTTGG ATGTGCATGGCTATCAAGGTACCaggacaatcagcaatggcttcagATTGACCTGAAGAAGGTCAGAGTTATTTCTGGGATCATTACTCAAGGACGATGTGATGCTGATGAATGGATGACAAAGTACAGCGTGCAGTACAGATCCAATGAAACCTTTAACTGGGTTTACTATAAAGACCAGACTGGAAACAACCGG GTATTTTATGGGAACTCAGACAGGTCATCATCTGTGCAGAATTTCCTGCGTCCTCCAATTCTAGCTCAATTCATCAGGATTAAGCCCTTGGGCTGGCACGTTCGGATCGCTATCAGGATGGAACTGCTTGAATGCATGAATAAATGCCAGTCATAA